The Bacillus vallismortis genome window below encodes:
- the tatAY gene encoding sec-independent protein translocase protein TatAY has product MPIGPGSLAVIAIVALIIFGPKKLPELGKAAGDTLREFKNATKGLTSDEEEKKKEDQ; this is encoded by the coding sequence ATGCCGATCGGTCCTGGAAGCCTTGCTGTTATCGCAATCGTTGCTTTAATTATCTTCGGTCCTAAAAAGCTGCCTGAACTGGGGAAAGCAGCGGGAGACACACTTCGTGAATTCAAAAACGCTACTAAAGGATTAACGAGTGATGAAGAGGAAA